A segment of the Eleutherodactylus coqui strain aEleCoq1 chromosome 6, aEleCoq1.hap1, whole genome shotgun sequence genome:
GCTCATTAATTTGCAGACATCTGGCTCACTCAGCGCTCTGCTCGCTCAGCATGATAAACAGTGATTTTATGAAAACCACACACAAAATTGACAATAAAGTGAACCAGGGCTATGATGAGGGTGCCTGTCACTATTTCATGCTGCCCTCAGATAGGACAGTACaaacctggtgacagattccctttaaaagacACAGTTTATcctccactagggggagttggGAGCTCATCAGATGCTGTTTTACCTttgatttcagtatatgagtGTCAGACAGTAAGTTCATAAGTAATGGTAATGATGCCAGAGGTGGTGGCAGGAGTTGGATCTTATCTTGTAACCTCTGTGTCTACATAGGGAATTctgagctctgtatcagaaaaacctCTAAATAACATTGTGCTAAAGCTGAACATTCACAGTTAGAATGTAGGATATTGGCATAAAAGGAAACTCCTTCCCATAAGGAGTAATCAAGCTGAGAACAAGCTAGCTGTATATAAAGATCATGATCATGCCCAAGCCTTCTCATGCAACCCCTTTGATTCGTCAATGATATGTTGGGGCTGGAGAAACATTGTATTCACATACAGCATATCTCCATGCATCATCTAGATGTTAGCCACTAAGATCCTGATACTTATTTATTTTGTACTGGAGGCAATGGGACAATTCAACACTACAGGCAGAAGCTAATGATGTTATAAACTGGCAAAGGAAATAACGTATATCAGTAAACACACATAAAGGAGGGGGATGGGAGGCATCAAGGTTGCATGTAACAAGGTTTGTGTTCCTTAATGTTCACATAATTGTCCTTTTATGGACTGTGCGTGATCCTGAACTTACTGGACCGCTTGTATTTTATTCCTGTGCCATCAGCTATCACCCCCATTTATCAAGAAAGGACTTTTAATAAGTGAAAGAATCTTGTTTTTCTGTTTGTTTGACTCATACATTACTGGAAGAGGCTTAGTTATAATATCAGCGTCTTCCTGCTGATTTATTAAAGGGGAAACAGACAGTCTTTTTGTAGTGATCGTGAATTTTGCTGCAAGAGGAAAGGTCACTTTTAGCACTTCAAGTTTAAAGGGATGAcctatccatcagctgatcatctgacctgctgtccagtgcagtggACCAGACATTGTCATTCAGCGAGGAAGTAGGAGCGCCAACCTCACTCCTACTGAAGTGTAATAGCAGTGtgccactcccattgatttcaatgggagttaagACAGTGCTCCCAATTCCTTCACTGTCTGCTGGTCCCAATATCTGAACTTCAGCACTGGGCAGCGGgctagacaatcagctgatggaggggGGGTCcagagcagtggacccccaacCAGCAGCTACTGAGGGCCTACCcagagcataggtcatcagttgaaaagagcCCAAACTACCCCTTGATTAATAGCATACTAAGAAAGCCAGTAAGTTAAGAGAGGGATCTATGGAGCTCTCCAGAAAATTCAAATTCACCTACCTTGAACATATTATGTTTTTTTCTGTAGGTCTAGAATTTTGTACTGATATTTTCACAATATATCTTAGCAGTTTAAATTTAGTGTTTCTAACACAGAGCCTCCTGCATAGACTTAAATTTGATTAACCAATTCCTGGCTACCTGAATCTGCCACAAGAGGGAGCCTAAGAGCGTACTCTATACAGATACATATATAGTTCATACGAGGTATGCATAAATCTCCATCTATTGGCAGCTGCAGGAAGTCAGAGAGGTATGTTTTTAAATCTATCTATGGTGTAGATTTGGAACTCTGTATGCAAAAAATAAAGCACTAACTGCTAcaagtatatataaaaaatataatcaCCCAGAGTTTTCAGATTAGTGGAAAATTTCTGTTTCaattccaatttaaaaaaagcatattttactatgcagtggTGCCAATTAAATAAAACTGTGCCCATCTAACGGATTGCACATCATAGTCATCACTGACCAGACACAGGTAATTCTTTAGAGCTATAAAGAGCCAATTAAAAAGTAACCTGCAATTTCACGTCAGAGTGCTCCTGCTTCGTTGGCCGCTTTCGGGTCCTTCCGGCAACTGAAGATGGCCCAATATAGTGCTATATAATGCAGCTGGTATTGTTTATAGGGGTATAGCAATATATGTTTCATGTTCATCACACTCAAAAACTTACTGAAAAACCTACTTCTCGAGGTTCTTATGTGGAAATACACAAGATGATCACAGACTGCATCCATGCCTTACCAGTCTACCTGTACTAGTGATGATAATTTTGGCTCCTCTCAGAAGAAAGGGTtgtctaagggtgctttcacactggcaCTGGGGATTGTGCCTTCCTATTCCGTTCTGgacacaggaaaggggaatcccatggTCTCTAggcagaaccgaacagcgccggacggaccccattgactataatgggattcgcctgctttccgcccagctgcccagtTTTGGGACAGAATGAAAAGCGCTGCACGCAGCACTTTTTGCTCTCGGTATTTGCaaccggatctgcgatggaaccacTGACTGAGACCAACCTAAAAGTGGTATAACTGTATTAGATCTGTCGAGTTTCTAACCTCTGAATGTAAACAAGTATGCTGCTAATCAATGATGGCAAGCAAACAGATTTGGTAGAAAGTTGTAGAACGTTTCATTATACAATGAATCCTGATTTACATAAAACCCCTTTATACTCCTCACTCTCACAGTCATTTTCACTGGTTGAATCTAGATTTATTGATCACAGCCTATAGCCTGCACTCCATTTGCAGACTATAGACTACCATAAACAACACCTGTATGTGTAATTATCTATTCAACCCAGTACATTCAAAGTGGTATTGCATTTATTGGTAGGGAGTGTAAAGGATGCTACTAACCCCTTCTGGAACATTGCAGACAATTGTTTGCTCCAACAAGAGTGTAGAGGCACAAGCACTCTTTTTCTAGTTACTGTAACTTTAAGTGGTACAAACATGTAATGGTTGCAGACTCTAGAAGACGTGCGAAGGTTCATGGCTTTCCTCACACTTGGTGTGTACAGTCTCTTAAACTGGAGAAGGGCAGAAATTATGTAAATTCAGGTCATACCCAAGATGGCTGATGGCTCTTGCTTGAATCTTCCATGTCACTATAGGTCTAAGAAATGCTACATGCTATCACAGTATGCCTCACCCCGTGAAAATAATGGTGCTGTACCTATAAGGTTGATTTCACATTGCGTTTTGTGAATCCAGTGCAGTTCCATCCTGGTTTCCATCTTTTATTCAGAAAATGCTCAGTGATTAGTACCAtgcttcccaaaaaataagacactgttttatattaatttttgccccaaaagaggcacagtgtcttattttcaggggatgtcttatactcacctagccaccgGCGTCttggtccctcgcgctggtctccctGGTGTTGCAGCAGGCGGCTGTGTCCTCCACGCTGACAGAGGATTCTCTTCTTGGTAATGGGGCTTTGCAAGCaacgcctccagcaagtgagtggtGTGATTGGAATGAGCGCcagtcaatcagagccggcactcgatgaaccaatctaagccattcagtgatgtcctttactgaatggctgtgaatgataaagcactggctctcattggctggcgctcgatccaatcacagtgctcgcttgctGGAtgtggggtatttaaagccccgttaCCAAGAAGAGAATCCTCTGTCAGtgcggaggacacagcagccCCGGTGAGACCAGCGTGATGGACCAAGACACtggtggctaggtgagtattgctgtgtggtttttttttcacctagtgtAGCTCGGGCTtattttcacggaagggcttatatttcaacccccccatACCCCATacatcagggtagggcttataacaCTAGTTCCTGAGTTCAAATCCCgctgaggacaacatctgcatggagtttgtatgttctccccatgtttacGTGGGTACTCCAGTTTTCCCCCACAAACATACTGATAGGTGAAGTTAGGCTATGAGCCTCACTGGTGACAGTATGTGATAcagagcgctgcggaataagtatgtgctatataaatgtgtAAAGTAACTAAATAAAAACCACATAGGGATGGAAACCAGGACGGAACCATAGGGGGGAATTTGTAAGACAAGGACCTCTTTGATCTCCTTCTACATAGttaccttccctgtcagtcttttaCACTGGATAGAAAGAAGACCGCATGAAAGACAGAAACTAGGACAGAACCAGCGCTGGAGTCACAGACTGCAATGTGACACCATCCTCATTTATATACGATGCCCCACTTACAAGAGCATCACATTAGGGTATTGCCGGTTGACAAATGCATTCTAAATGCAATCATCCAACCTGTATAAAAAGAGTAAACTAGGAACAGTGGTGGATCATTAAGGATGATTCATTATCTGGCGATGAATAGAATTGATATCCTGTGAACATTCCCAGCATCCACCGGTTGTGAGAGGTTTagtgtagtgaaggggttaatgccaaATTTCCTGATTGAGTAGGATAATGAAGAGGTATAAATTATAAAAGGGTTAATGCAAACATCGCTGGTAGTCTCCGTGTCTCAGTGCATCTATTCCATAGTGTCTTCTTGCAGCTGCTTGTAGTGTGTAATTACTCTTTGCAGTCACTTCCAGGCCCCCATGTgcttatatacagaagattatgGCCCACATTTAGTAAGACCGGCATTTCATAGATCAGTCTAAAAGAAGTTTGCTCGAGTGAATTGCACCAAATATATTAAATGGCACATGCTTCTCAATAAATTTGACATATTTTGGACTTTCCTAAAACCAGAAAATAAATGATATGtatcattatttttgcagcaagcaTTTTGGAGTCCAGTGTATTGGTCCAATGGGGTTtacttttgaggtgcagggcaatgtGCTGGACCAAATTGtatgtggcatcattaataggttataAGCCTGCATGGCGCAGCACATGTATCAGTTGGTCTAGCACTCTTTGCATACCTcatctgtgtgcaagtataatactaaacaGCTAATCCCCCAATATATGTTAGGCATGTGGGTGGTTGATCATCAGTATATTGCACAATGCTTCTCCATATAGTTCATCTGCATGCTGAGGAATGTGGTGTCTATGCCTGCCCTTGTATTTTTTGTCTGTATACCAGTGAATATGGCCATCTTCTGTAATTTTTGAAGCACTATGTCCCCACTTTTCCATCCTTTGACAAGCAATGCATGCAATGGTGTGACAATTTTTAGCACAGTTTATAGCAAAAACATACTGCAGTACACAATCAATTCCCCCCAAACTGAGTAGGTAGAACAGCAGTTATGTAAGAATGGGGAGGAACACAGCCCTCAATCCTTGgtgagagaggaggtagatttcaGACTACCTCAGACTCCAATTGACAATGCAACTAAGCTGGAACCACTGAACTTTGAAGCagaactgcagtgtaaagcatgggggagtCGCTGCAGCACCTAAGCAGACAGTTCTCAGTAGTTTGCATTTTTCAGTGTCATCCTCCTATAAACAGAAAGCAGAACTACAAACGTGGAAACAACTTTATTGTCACATTTACAAGTTACAACATACAGCGCTCATGGAACAGGCAGAGTCCAAAATAAATTTCTATTCTTCAAAGTGACGACCATTCTGCATAGGTCGGAGAAAGGACAGCAACAGTGACCGGGTGATGGCAGAGGCATAATGGACATTAACGGCAATTAACAGGGTGTTTGTTGTGGACCTGAATAATAACTGGCACATGAAATTCATTTTCAATCTGTAAGGAGATGAAGGGTGACAGCTGAACTATTATAGCAATACCATTATAAGAATCAGTACAAATAGTAACAGTGCTAACCGACAGCAACCGTTCAGAAGGGGCGCAGCTTCTCCCCTGCACTAGAAACTATACATTACCCACATAGTGTTCAGACAGGGAGTATCTAAAAAGAGCAAGTATCCTTACTGCTGTTCTGACATGCAAACAGTTCCTTTTCTCTGGACTACACTTACATAACTCTCTGTTGGATACAAGGTTTTAACCATCGGGATATAATATGGATGCACAGATGTAGTAGAGTTCAATTAATCATGTAACTGCACCACCATGATTCACTATTTACCTGCATAGACATAACAGGTCAAGATATGACTTCTAACAAGTAAGTTAGCTCTGATACATCAGGCTAGCTTTGCAACATCTGACAAGTTTGTCCCTGCTCCATCAGTTACAGTGGATGGTCCATAATTGTGTGGATTGCACAGATATCTAGACCATCATATAATTATATTGGGAATGTTGTTTCTTCATAGCATCATTATAAGTTAATAAATTATGTTCTCCTTGGATATTAAATCCCATCATGACTCTACATTTAGCCCTTCCCAGCAGGGGCAGCTGAGAGGctctgcatgctgtcagcaccctGGACAGCGGTAATTACTCAGCTCTTCCTGCCAGGCTGTCACTTACTGCTGGAGAGGGAAATCAAATAAAAAGTCTATGAAAGATCAAGGAGACAGGAGAGATAAAGGCATCTGGATCTCATGTAAGAGTGTGCCCAAAGCCTGGCACCAGACACCTGTGCCCGCCACCTTGAACGAAGGACTAATAACACCCCAAATTGCACGATCTTGGAGGGAGTGGTGACAATTAGTAAAATGACTTTCTAGCTCAAGAGTATTGTGTCTTTAATGAGTAGCTTTACTATTCTTGTTCTTATAATTTTGGTGGCAGTTCTGGTTGCTGCTTTTTTCTTATCTCACAGGGCAATCAGATAAAATTCACTTAATTTTAGAGAAAAAAACCCAACACATTCATTACTATCAATATATTAATATCAGTACTTTATGTATCCTGGCCTTCCAACCTCCACCAGCTTAACCCACttctgtatgttataagtgtgataTAATCACTACTGTCTGTAATACATTAGGCTGTGCATAGCAAGATCCAGTTATAATACAAGAGCATCTGACATGCCCCAATGCACAATAGTCATCTCAGACTACAACCTCCAGCATGCCCTGACTGCTGCAACTTGCTTCAGTACACTGATGTGATTTTATACCAACTCACCTGGATACTTCAGCAGCCCAGACCGCTGAGTGACCCGATCCTGTCCAGCTTCACCCCGAAGCATCCCCTAGAAAAGCCCTTCTTGCTCCTCTGCTGGAATCTTCTGGAGGCGCCTGCTGGGTCACTGAGCAGCTGCTGCAGGGTGATTTCATTTAAATGGGAACCCTCCGTTTGATCAACCCTGTTTTTGTTCCACTGGTTGTCAGGGTGCAGCTGGTCCAGTGAGTCATTTGGTACCAACTCCCCATGATCTGCTTCATCGGACCCATAGGAGCGGTCAAAGTTG
Coding sequences within it:
- the NPPC gene encoding C-type natriuretic peptide, which translates into the protein MHYKRSTCLGLLMILIFCKQQARAKPMSSLQSLSRLLEDNFDRSYGSDEADHGELVPNDSLDQLHPDNQWNKNRVDQTEGSHLNEITLQQLLSDPAGASRRFQQRSKKGFSRGCFGVKLDRIGSLSGLGC